Proteins co-encoded in one Sebastes fasciatus isolate fSebFas1 chromosome 11, fSebFas1.pri, whole genome shotgun sequence genomic window:
- the LOC141776663 gene encoding cysteine/serine-rich nuclear protein 1-like: MSFNHHGQTMRGILKRKFAEIDDNPCYSSSSSSSPSSLSSPASSEWESDGESGPSDSPDFTPHDPPSPSSLPVRSILKRPRLAGAQSSVSFDQVTVFSFPRCQGFTSVPSRGGATLGMMQRHSALQRYTVAEHALERRHGRRERLRERRRKERLESLKHKLITSGAVDQREADRLTVDHIPDEDADVHISDAELEDGGFLQPYSSKQRQALLQAAGVKRVDREEKRQLHALRVSREDCGCDCQGFCEPETCACSLAGIKCQVDRLNFPCGCTKDGCGNTQGRVEFNSTRVQTHYIHTVMKLELERRLQGETLSQEDQTGLPEDLQEYADRDEADPVQQSVQDKSCPFGFTMEEDGLPLTMPATPSFHFTPDRIVVEENSCSSDMTESSCSSSDSDAGGCLNGSQNLLPDVDGELSRALSICDSENDNYSRHIGEPLTQHSSNSATYSTPTDSTGPLPANAFTDNISRTSLTDYLDENANQARDFFDSDSLEGFPSTPSPTMDYFSGRYMDLSLSSDTDIEFFDSDYSSGPLHSSFKVHRQPDSLCHLQLFSSVSLPQYESSTYLLESLIGLAEPSPEQGRAVSDAQLL; this comes from the exons ATGTCATTCAACCACCACGGCCAAACAATGAGAGGCATCCTTAAGAGAAAGTTTGCAGAGATAGATGACAACCCCtgctactcctcctcctcctcctcttctccgtcctccctctcctcccccgcCTCCTCAGAGTGGGAGTCGGACGGGGAGAGCGGCCCCTCCGACAGCCCGGATTTCACACCTCACGATCCTCCTTCACCCTCCAGTTTACCCG TTCGGTCCATCCTGAAGAGGCCCAGGCTCGCAGGAGCACAGAGCAGCGTGAGCTTTGACCAAGTGACGGTGTTCAGTTTCCCTCGCTGCCAGGGCTTCACCAGTGTGCCCAGTCGCGGAGGTGCCACCCTGGGCATGATGCAGAGGCACAGCGCCCTCCAAAGATACACAGTGGCAGAGCACGCACTGGAGCGGCGGCACGGACGCAGAGAGAGGCTCCGAGAGAGACGGAGGAAAGAGAGGTTGGAGTCGCTGAAACACAAA TTGATCACCAGCGGGGCCGTTGAccagagagaggcagacaggcTCACGGTGGATCACATCCCGGATGAAGACGCCGACGTCCACATCAGCGATGCTGAGCTGGAAGACGGAGGTTTCCTTCAACCGTACTCCTCCAAACAGCGGCAGGCTCTCCTCCAGGCGGCGGGGGTGAAGCGTGTCGACAGGGAGGAGAAGAGGCAGCTTCACGCCCTGCGTGTCTCCAGAGAGGACTGTGGATGTGACTGCCAAGGCTTCTGTGAGCCGGAGACCTGCGCATGCAGTCTGGCAGGAATCAAGTGCCAG GTGGACCGCCTCAACTTCCCATGTGGCTGCACTAAGGACGGCTGTGGAAACACTCAGGGCCGCGTCGAGTTCAACTCCACACGCGTGCAGACTCATTACATCCACACCGTCATGAAACTCGAACTGGAGAGGCGACTGCAAGGTGAAACCCTGAGCCAAGAGGACCAGACGGGGCTTCCAGAGGACCTCCAAGAGTACGCGGACCGGGATGAGGCCGATCCAGTGCAGCAGAGTGTGCAGGACAAGAGCTGCCCCTTCGGGTTCACCATGGAGGAGGACGGTCTTCCTCTCACCATGCCCGCCACGCCTTCCTTTCATTTCACCCCGGACCGGATAGTGGTGGAGgagaacagctgcagcagcGACATGACCGAGTCCTCTTGCTCCTCCTCTGACTCTGATGCGGGGGGATGCCTTAACGGGAGTCAGAATCTCCTCCCTGATGTCGACGGAGAGTTGTCCCGTGCCCTCAGCATCTGCGACTCTGAAAACGATAACTACTCGAGGCACATAGGAGAACCACTGACGCAGCACAGCAGCAACTCTGCCACTTACAGCACACCTACTGACAGTACAGGACCACTTCCAGCCAACGCATTCACAGACAACATAAGCAGGACCTCGCTGACGGATTACCTCGACGAGAATGCAAACCAAGCCAGAGACTTCTTCGACAGCGACTCTCTCGAGGGCTTCCCCAGCACCCCCTCGCCCACCATGGACTATTTCTCAGGCAGGTACATGGACCTGAGCCTGTCGTCTGACACCGACATCGAGTTCTTCGACAGCGACTACTCCTCCGGACCTCTGCACAGCTCTTTCAAAGTacacagacagccagacagcttGTGCCACCTCCAGCTGTTCAGCTCTGTCAGTTTGCCACAGTACGAGTCGAGCACCTACCTCCTGGAGTCTCTGATCGGCCTGGCTGAGCCGAGCCCAGAGCAGGGTCGTGCAGTCAGCGATGCCCAGCTTTTATAG
- the LOC141776649 gene encoding WD repeat-containing protein 48 isoform X2, which translates to MATHHRQNAAGRRKVQVSYVIRDEVEKYNRNGVNALQLDPALNRLFTAGRDSIIRIWSVYQHKDPYIASMEHHTDWVNDIVLCCNGKTLISASSDTTVKVWNAHKGFCMSTLRTHKDYVKALAYAKDKELVASAGLDRQIFLWDVNTLTALTASNNTVTTSSLSGNKDSIYSLAMNQMGTVIVSGSTEKVLRVWDPRTCAKLMKLKGHTDNVKSLLLNRDGTQCLSGSSDGTIRLWSLGQQRCIATYRVHDEGVWALQVNEAFTHVYSGGRDKKIYCTDLRNPDIRVLICEEKAPVLKMELDRSADPPPAIWVSTTKSSVNKWSLKGMHNFRSSGEYDNDCTTPLTPLCTQPEQVIKGGASIIQCHILNDKRHILTKDTNNNVAFWDVLKACKGEDLGKVEFDEEIKKRFKMVYVPNWFSVDLKTGMLTITLDESDCFAAWVSAKDAGFSSSDGSDPKLNLGGLLLQALLEFWPRTRINPMDEEENEVNHVNGEQETRVQKGNGYFQVPPHTPVIFGEAGGRTLFRLLCRDSGGETESMLLNETVPQWVIDITVDKNMPKFNKIPFYLQPHSSSGAKTLKKDRLSASDMLQVRKVMEHVYEKIINLDNESQTTSSSANDKPGEQEKEEDMAMLAEEKIELMCQDQVLDPNMDLRTVKHFIWKSGGDLTLHYRQKST; encoded by the exons GTGTCCTATGTCATTAGAGATGAGGTGGAGAAGTACAACCGAAATGGGGTGAATGCACTCCAGCTAGACCCTGCGCTCAACCGGCTCTTCACTGCTGGAAGAGACTCCATCATCCGGATATGGAGTGTCTACCAGCATAAG GATCCTTACATTGCCTCAATGGAGCATCATACAGACTGGGTTAATGACATAGTTCTCTGTTGCAACGGCAAAACAT TGATATCTGCCTCATCAGACACAACAGTCAAAGTATGGAACGCGCACAAAGGCTTCTGTATGTCGACGTTACGAACACACAAGGACTACGTGAAAGCTCTGGCCTACGCTAAGGACAAGGAGCTTGTGGCATCAGCAGGTCTCGACCGGCAGATCTTTCTTTGGGATGTGAACACACTAACAGCACTCACTGCTTCCAACAACACTGTCACCA CCTCGTCACTCAGTGGGAACAAGGACTCTATCTACAGTCTGGCTATGAACCAGATGGGCACAGTCATTGTATCTGGATCCACAGAAAAG GTTCTGAGGGTGTGGGATCCTCGCACATGTGCAAAACTGATGAAGCTAAAAGGTCACACAGACAACGTCAAGTCGTTGCTGCTGAATCGCGATGGCACTCAA TGCCTGTCGGGCAGCTCGGACGGGACCATCCGGCTGTGGTCACTCGGCCAGCAGAGGTGCATCGCCACCTACCGGGTGCACGACGAAGGGGTCTGGGCGCTGCAGGTCAATGAGGCCTTTACACACGTCTACTCTGGAGGCAGAGACAAAAAGATCTACTGCACCGACCTGCGTAACCCGGACATCCGTGTGCTCATCTGTGAGGAGAAGGCCCCGGTGCTCAAA ATGGAACTGGACAGATCTGCTGACCCACCTCCAGCAATCTGGGTCTCCACCACCAAGTCATCCGTTAATAAATGG TCTCTAAAGGGAATGCACAACTTCCGATCATCAGGGGAGTATGACAATGACTGCACCACCCCTCTGACACCACTGTGTACTCAGCCAGAACAAGTCATCAAGG GAGGTGCCAGTATCATACAGTGCCACATTCTGAATGACAAGAGACACATACTCACCAAAGACACCAACAACAACGTGGCTTTCTGGGATGTCCTGAAG GCTTGCAAGGGTGAGGACTTGGGGAAAGTGGAGTTCGACGAAGAGATCAAAAAGCGCTTCAAGATGGTCTACGTGCCAAACTGGTTCTCTGTCGATCTGAAAACTGGG ATGCTCACTATCACATTGGACGAGAGCGACTGCTTCGCTGCCTGGGTGTCCGCAAAGGACGCTGGGTTTTCAAGCTCCGATGGATCCGACCCGAAGC TGAACCTGGGTGGACTGCTGCTCCAGGCCCTGCTGGAGTTCTGGCCCAGAACTCGCATCAACCCCATGGACGAGGAAGAGAACGAGGTGAACCACG TGAACGGCGAGCAGGAGACCAGGGTCCAGAAAGGAAATGGATATTTCCAAGTGCCACCACACACGCCAGTCATCTTCGGGGAAGCAGGGGGCAGAACTCTATTTAG GTTGCTATGTAGAGATTCGGGCGGAGAGACCGAGTCGATGCTGCTGAACGAGACCGTTCCACAGTGGGTTATTGATATAACTGTAGAT AAAAATATGCCCAAGTTCAACAAAATCCCGTTCTACCTCCAGCCCCACTCTTCCTCTGGTGCAAAAACTCTAAAGAA ggaCCGCCTGTCGGCCAGCGACATGCTCCAGGTGAGAAAGGTGATGGAGCACGTTTACGAGAAGATCATCAACCTGGACAACGAGTCGCAGACCACCAGCTCCTCGGCCAACGATAAGCCGGgggagcaggagaaggaggaggacatgGCCATGCTAGCCGAGGAGAAGATCGAACTAATGTGTCAAGACCAG GTCCTAGATCCCAACATGGACCTGAGAACAGTTAAACATTTTATCTGGAAGAGCGGAGGGGACTTGACGCTTCACTATAGGCAGAAGTCCACGTGA
- the LOC141776649 gene encoding WD repeat-containing protein 48 isoform X1, with translation MATHHRQNAAGRRKVQVSYVIRDEVEKYNRNGVNALQLDPALNRLFTAGRDSIIRIWSVYQHKQDPYIASMEHHTDWVNDIVLCCNGKTLISASSDTTVKVWNAHKGFCMSTLRTHKDYVKALAYAKDKELVASAGLDRQIFLWDVNTLTALTASNNTVTTSSLSGNKDSIYSLAMNQMGTVIVSGSTEKVLRVWDPRTCAKLMKLKGHTDNVKSLLLNRDGTQCLSGSSDGTIRLWSLGQQRCIATYRVHDEGVWALQVNEAFTHVYSGGRDKKIYCTDLRNPDIRVLICEEKAPVLKMELDRSADPPPAIWVSTTKSSVNKWSLKGMHNFRSSGEYDNDCTTPLTPLCTQPEQVIKGGASIIQCHILNDKRHILTKDTNNNVAFWDVLKACKGEDLGKVEFDEEIKKRFKMVYVPNWFSVDLKTGMLTITLDESDCFAAWVSAKDAGFSSSDGSDPKLNLGGLLLQALLEFWPRTRINPMDEEENEVNHVNGEQETRVQKGNGYFQVPPHTPVIFGEAGGRTLFRLLCRDSGGETESMLLNETVPQWVIDITVDKNMPKFNKIPFYLQPHSSSGAKTLKKDRLSASDMLQVRKVMEHVYEKIINLDNESQTTSSSANDKPGEQEKEEDMAMLAEEKIELMCQDQVLDPNMDLRTVKHFIWKSGGDLTLHYRQKST, from the exons GTGTCCTATGTCATTAGAGATGAGGTGGAGAAGTACAACCGAAATGGGGTGAATGCACTCCAGCTAGACCCTGCGCTCAACCGGCTCTTCACTGCTGGAAGAGACTCCATCATCCGGATATGGAGTGTCTACCAGCATAAG CAGGATCCTTACATTGCCTCAATGGAGCATCATACAGACTGGGTTAATGACATAGTTCTCTGTTGCAACGGCAAAACAT TGATATCTGCCTCATCAGACACAACAGTCAAAGTATGGAACGCGCACAAAGGCTTCTGTATGTCGACGTTACGAACACACAAGGACTACGTGAAAGCTCTGGCCTACGCTAAGGACAAGGAGCTTGTGGCATCAGCAGGTCTCGACCGGCAGATCTTTCTTTGGGATGTGAACACACTAACAGCACTCACTGCTTCCAACAACACTGTCACCA CCTCGTCACTCAGTGGGAACAAGGACTCTATCTACAGTCTGGCTATGAACCAGATGGGCACAGTCATTGTATCTGGATCCACAGAAAAG GTTCTGAGGGTGTGGGATCCTCGCACATGTGCAAAACTGATGAAGCTAAAAGGTCACACAGACAACGTCAAGTCGTTGCTGCTGAATCGCGATGGCACTCAA TGCCTGTCGGGCAGCTCGGACGGGACCATCCGGCTGTGGTCACTCGGCCAGCAGAGGTGCATCGCCACCTACCGGGTGCACGACGAAGGGGTCTGGGCGCTGCAGGTCAATGAGGCCTTTACACACGTCTACTCTGGAGGCAGAGACAAAAAGATCTACTGCACCGACCTGCGTAACCCGGACATCCGTGTGCTCATCTGTGAGGAGAAGGCCCCGGTGCTCAAA ATGGAACTGGACAGATCTGCTGACCCACCTCCAGCAATCTGGGTCTCCACCACCAAGTCATCCGTTAATAAATGG TCTCTAAAGGGAATGCACAACTTCCGATCATCAGGGGAGTATGACAATGACTGCACCACCCCTCTGACACCACTGTGTACTCAGCCAGAACAAGTCATCAAGG GAGGTGCCAGTATCATACAGTGCCACATTCTGAATGACAAGAGACACATACTCACCAAAGACACCAACAACAACGTGGCTTTCTGGGATGTCCTGAAG GCTTGCAAGGGTGAGGACTTGGGGAAAGTGGAGTTCGACGAAGAGATCAAAAAGCGCTTCAAGATGGTCTACGTGCCAAACTGGTTCTCTGTCGATCTGAAAACTGGG ATGCTCACTATCACATTGGACGAGAGCGACTGCTTCGCTGCCTGGGTGTCCGCAAAGGACGCTGGGTTTTCAAGCTCCGATGGATCCGACCCGAAGC TGAACCTGGGTGGACTGCTGCTCCAGGCCCTGCTGGAGTTCTGGCCCAGAACTCGCATCAACCCCATGGACGAGGAAGAGAACGAGGTGAACCACG TGAACGGCGAGCAGGAGACCAGGGTCCAGAAAGGAAATGGATATTTCCAAGTGCCACCACACACGCCAGTCATCTTCGGGGAAGCAGGGGGCAGAACTCTATTTAG GTTGCTATGTAGAGATTCGGGCGGAGAGACCGAGTCGATGCTGCTGAACGAGACCGTTCCACAGTGGGTTATTGATATAACTGTAGAT AAAAATATGCCCAAGTTCAACAAAATCCCGTTCTACCTCCAGCCCCACTCTTCCTCTGGTGCAAAAACTCTAAAGAA ggaCCGCCTGTCGGCCAGCGACATGCTCCAGGTGAGAAAGGTGATGGAGCACGTTTACGAGAAGATCATCAACCTGGACAACGAGTCGCAGACCACCAGCTCCTCGGCCAACGATAAGCCGGgggagcaggagaaggaggaggacatgGCCATGCTAGCCGAGGAGAAGATCGAACTAATGTGTCAAGACCAG GTCCTAGATCCCAACATGGACCTGAGAACAGTTAAACATTTTATCTGGAAGAGCGGAGGGGACTTGACGCTTCACTATAGGCAGAAGTCCACGTGA
- the gorasp1a gene encoding Golgi reassembly-stacking protein 1a, producing MGLTQSSEVSEGGTYGYHVHAVQPNSPADVAGLQPFFDFILSLDNKRLNEENDMLKELLKANVERAVRMEVYSTKTTRVRELEVMPNNMWGGQGLLGASVRFCSYQGANENVWHVLDVEASSPAALAQLEPHSDYIVGADQVLQDSEDFFSLIEAHEGKPLKLLVYNTETDNCREVVVTPNGAWGGEGSLGCGIGYGYLHRIPALPDVSPAKPPTPVPEEDPAPELPTPTHGFTEAPLMAPSSQSEDVLDLEQVTLQEDPLPPPIQRVMDPGFTDSEVAAMNPEPADLADRLDLSVSSIDMTNTSLAMHEEKDGEVSGVEELEDSVLLSSSADSQADPQELSYQAAADLTSALASNDTSSDSGVPPAEPSHLVAESTDPPGSPCEPSVSPSPPIESLDPPAAEPSVPAEDPPCPSPIDLLQSSDAAVDESMADDSPAQAVEDEPAEEPAQPLDVAPAHHCSHESDEEEPEEPEEPEEEEPLE from the exons ATGGGGTTAACACAGAGTTCAGAAGTGTCCGAAGGAGGAACGTATGGATACCATGTCCACGCA GTGCAGCCAAATTCCCCTGCAGATGTGGCCGGACTGCAGCCATTCTTTGACTTCATTCTGTCTCTGGACAACAAAAGACTT AATGAGGAAAACGACATGCTGAAGGAGCTCCTGAAAGCCAACGTGGAGAGAGCGGTGAGGATGGAGGTGTACAGCACTAAAACCACAAGGGTCCGTGAGCTGGAGGTGATGCCCAATAACATGTGGGGAGGACAGGGCCTGCTGGGTGCCAGTGTTCGCTTCTGCAGCTACCAAGGAGCCAACGAAAATGTCTGGCATGTACTG GACGTGGAAGCCAGTTCACCTGCTGCACTGGCACAGCTTGAGCCTCACAGTGACTACATTGTCGGAGCAGATCAAGTGTTGCAAGAC TCAGAAGACTTCTTCTCGCTGATTGAGGCCCATGAAGGGAAGCCCCTGAAGCTGCTGGTGtacaacacagagacagacaactgCAGAGAGGTGGTGGTCACACCCAATGGAGCGTGGGGCGGAGAGGGCAG TTTGGGTTGTGGCATTGGTTACGGCTACTTGCACCGAATCCCAGCACTTCCTGACGTATCGCCGGCGAAGCCTCCCACCCCTGTTCCTGAGGAGGACCCCGCTCCAGAGCTGCCTACCCCTACCCATGGGTTCACAGAG GCACCTTTGATGGCACCGTCAAGTCAAAGTGAAGATGTGTTAGACCTGGAGCAGGTGACCCTCCAAGAAGATCCTCTACCTCCACCCATCCAGAGGGTCATGGACCCTG gTTTCACAGACTCTGAAGTGGCGGCGATGAACCCCGAACCTGCAGATTTGGCAGACAGACTGGATCTGTCCGTGTCGTCCATCGACATGACCAACACCTCACTGGCTATGCACGAGGAGAAGGACGGTGAAGTCTCTGGAGTTG aggagctggaggacagCGTGCTGCTTTCGTCGTCGGCTGACAGCCAGGCGGACCCACAAGAGCTGAGCTACCAGGCCGCCGCCGACCTCACCTCTGCTCTCGCTTCCAATGACACTTCGTCAGATTCAGGCGTCCCACCGGCTGAACCATCTCACCTGGTCGCAGAGTCCACAGACCCACCCGGCTCTCCGTGTGAACCTAGCGTTAGCCCAAGTCCCCCTATAGAGTCCCTAGATCCTCCTGCTGCTGAGCCCTCTGTCCCAGCCGAAGACCCTCCCTGCCCGTCTCCCATTGATCTCCTCCAATCCTCTGATGCTGCTGTTGATGAGTCGATGGCTGACGATTCTCCTGCTCAGGCCGTCGAGGATGAGCCAGCGGAGGAGCCTGCACAGCCTCTAGATGTGGCTCCAGCTCACCACTGCAGCCACGAGAGTGACGAGGAAGAACCAGAAGAACCAGAAGAACCAGAAGAAGAGGAGCCTCTTGAGTAA